One stretch of Ailuropoda melanoleuca isolate Jingjing chromosome 20, ASM200744v2, whole genome shotgun sequence DNA includes these proteins:
- the SOCS4 gene encoding suppressor of cytokine signaling 4 has protein sequence MAENNESNSKNVDVRPKTSRSRSADRKDGYVWSGKKLSWSKKSESCSDAEAVNAVEKTEVPLRSQERKYSCSSIELDLDHSCGHRFLGRSLKQKLQDAVGQCFPIKNCSGRHSSGLPSKRKIHISELMLDKCPFPPRSDLAFRWHFIKRHTAPINPKSSEWVSTDLSQSELRDGQLKPRRNVEEVNCFSHTSVQPCVITTNSASCRGGPVTGSVMNLGSNNSIEDSDMDSDDEVITLCTSSRKRNKPKWEMDEEILQLETPPKYHTQIDYVHCLVPDLLQINNNPCYWGVMDKYAAEALLEGKPEGTFLLRDSAQEDYLFSVSFRRYSRSLHARIEQWNHNFSFDAHDPCVFHSPDITGLLEHYKDPSACMFFEPLLSTPLIRTFPFSLQHICRTVICNCTTYDGIDALPIPSSMKLYLKEYHYKSKVRVLRIDAPEQC, from the coding sequence atggcagaaaataatgaaagtaataGCAAAAATGTAGATGTAAGGCCCAAAACTAGTCGAAGTAGAAGTGCTGACAGAAAGGACGGTTATGTGTGGAGTGGAAAGAAATTATCTTGGTCAAAAAAGAGTGAAAGTTGTTCAGATGCTGAAGCGGTGAATGCTgtagagaaaactgaagttccTTTAAGGAGCCAAGAAAGGAAGTACAGCTGTTCATCCATCGAGTTGGATTTAGATCATTCCTGTGGGCATAGGTTTTTAGGCCGATCTCTTAAACAGAAACTGCAAGATGCTGTGGGGCAGTGTTTTCCAATAAAGAACTGTAGTGGTCGGCACTCTTCGGGGCTACCGTCTAAAAGGAAAATTCATATCAGTGAACTCATGTTAGATAAGTGTCCTTTCCCACCTCGATCAGATTTAGCCTTTAGGTGGCATTTTATTAAACGACACACTGCTCCTATAAATCCCAAATCCAGTGAATGGGTAAGCACAGACTTGTCTCAGAGTGAATTGAGGGATGGTCAGCTAAAGCCAAGAAGAAACGTGGAAGAGGTAAACTGCTTCTCACATACCAGTGTTCAGCCCTGTGTCATAACCACCAACAGTGCTTCATGTAGAGGTGGTCCTGTGACTGGCTCTGTGATGAACCTGGGTTCAAATAACAGTATAGAAGATAGTGATATGGATTCGGATGATGAAGTTATAACACTTTGCACAAgttccaggaaaagaaacaaacccaaatgGGAAATGGATGAAGAAATCCTGCAGTTGGAAACACCTCCTAAGTACCATACCCAGATTGATTATGTCCACTGTCTTGTACCAGACCTTCTTCAGATCAATAACAATCCATGTTACTGGGGAGTTATGGATAAATATGCAGCCGAAGCTCTTCTAGAGGGAAAACCAGAGGGTACCTTTTTACTTCGAGACTCAGCACAGGAAGACTATTTATTCTCAGTTAGTTTTAGACGCTATAGTCGTTCTCTTCATGCTAGAATTGAACAGTGGAATCACAACTTTAGCTTTGATGCACATGATCCTTGTGTCTTCCATTCTCCCGACATTACTGGGCTCCTAGAACATTATAAGGACCCGAGTGCCTGTATGTTCTTCGAACCACTTTTATCCACTCCTTTAATTCGGACTTTCCCCTTTTCCTTGCAGCATATATGCAGAACAGTTATTTGTAACTGTACAACTTATGATGGCATTGATGCCCTTCCTATTCCTTCTTCTATGAAATTATATCTGAAGGAATATCACTATAAATCAAAAGTTAGAGTACTCAGGATTGATGCACCAGAACAATGCTAG
- the MAPK1IP1L gene encoding MAPK-interacting and spindle-stabilizing protein-like — protein sequence MSDEFSLADALPEHSPAKTSAVSNTKPGQPPQGWPSSNPWNNPSAPPSVPSGLPPSATPSTVPFGPAPTGMYPSVPPTGPPPGPPAPFPPSGPSCPPPGGPYPAPTVPGPGPTGPYPTPNMPFPELPRPYGAPTDPAAAGPLGPWGSMSSGPWAPGMGGQYPTPNMPYPSPGPYPAPPPQAPGAAPPVPWGTVPPGAWGPPAPYPAPAGSYPTPGLYPTPNNPFQVPSGPSGAPPMPGGPHSYH from the exons ATGTCTGATGAATTTTCG TTGGCAGATGCACTACCTGAACACTCCCCTGCCAAAACCTCTGCTGTGAGCAATACAAAACCTGGCCAACCTCCTCAAGGCTGGCCAAGTTCCAACCCTTGGAATAACCCAAGTGCTCCACCTTCTGTGCCGTCTGGACTCCCACCAAGTGCAACACCCTCCACTGTGCCTTTTGGACCAGCACCAACAGGAATGtatccctctgtgcctcccaccGGACCACCTCCAGGACCCCCAGCACCCTTTCCTCCTTCTGGACCATCATGTCCCCCACCTGGTGGTCCTTATCCAGCCCCAACTGTGCCAGGCCCCGGCCCCACAGGGCCATATCCTACACCAAATATGCCCTTCCCAGAGCTTCCGAGACCATATGGTGCACCCACAGATCCAGCTGCTGCTGGTCCTTTAGGTCCATGGGGATCCATGTCTTCTGGACCTTGGGCACCTGGAATGGGAGGGCAATATCCTACCCCTAATATGCCGTATCCATCTCCAGGGCCATATCCCGCGCCCCCTCCCCAAGCACCAGGGGCCGCGCCACCTGTTCCATGGGGCACTGTTCCACCAGGAGCCTGGGGACCACCAGCACCATATCCTGCCCCTGCAGGATCATATCCCACACCAGGACTCTATCCCACTCCCAACAATCCTTTTCAAGTGCCTTCAGGACCTTCTGGTGCTCCACCGATGCCTGGTGGCCCCCAT TCTTACCATTAA